Proteins encoded within one genomic window of Candidatus Nanopelagicales bacterium:
- a CDS encoding DEAD/DEAH box helicase, whose amino-acid sequence LTALANSHTPAKPKRPTGLVLAPTRELAEQIAAVLTPLARSLDLTVMTIFGGVSAGKQISTLRRGVDIVVACPGRLNDHMRSGNITLDRVQVCVVDEADHMADLGFLPDVRRILDATPSGGQRLLFSATLDRQIDVLVRRYLSNPLTHSVDGEHSPVAAMNHHVLHVRDDQRVSVISELAAAPGRSIVFTRTKHGARKLTKSLTRSGVRAVEMHGDLSQAARTRNLADFTAGRAVTLVATDVAARGIHVDDIQLVIHADPPAEHKAYLHRSGRTARAGSAGTVVTVMTDQQRAQVQTILRTAKIDATTTRARGGDDFISSLTGQARPAALTNPAAATAGGQPTLPSGSTTGARNSSREASGADSTRNRRRSGTGQSGAQRRSQGRDQRGSGGQGRGGSSGSARGSSQRGRSTAHYSTGAGSR is encoded by the coding sequence CTGACTGCACTGGCCAACTCACACACGCCAGCCAAGCCCAAGCGACCAACCGGACTCGTGCTCGCACCAACGCGTGAACTCGCCGAACAGATCGCTGCTGTCCTGACCCCGCTGGCTCGATCACTAGACCTCACCGTGATGACCATCTTTGGTGGGGTCAGTGCGGGCAAACAGATCTCGACCCTGCGGCGTGGAGTTGACATCGTCGTTGCCTGCCCCGGCCGCCTCAACGACCACATGCGATCGGGCAACATCACGCTGGATCGCGTGCAGGTTTGTGTCGTTGACGAGGCCGACCACATGGCTGACCTCGGCTTCCTACCGGACGTCCGTCGGATCCTGGATGCCACGCCGTCCGGTGGCCAGCGGCTGCTCTTCTCAGCCACCCTCGACCGGCAGATTGACGTCCTTGTTCGTCGGTACCTGAGCAATCCGTTGACTCATAGTGTCGACGGCGAACACTCGCCCGTCGCCGCAATGAATCACCATGTCCTGCATGTGCGCGACGACCAGCGTGTTTCGGTCATTTCTGAGCTGGCAGCGGCACCCGGACGTTCGATCGTGTTCACCCGCACCAAGCACGGTGCACGCAAGCTCACCAAGTCATTGACCCGCTCCGGAGTCCGAGCGGTGGAGATGCATGGCGACCTCAGCCAGGCCGCGCGCACTCGCAACCTCGCAGACTTCACCGCAGGGCGAGCGGTCACTCTGGTCGCGACAGATGTCGCCGCTCGAGGCATCCACGTTGACGACATCCAACTGGTCATTCATGCCGATCCGCCCGCCGAGCACAAGGCGTACCTGCACCGTTCAGGCCGCACCGCTCGCGCGGGTTCGGCCGGAACGGTCGTGACTGTCATGACCGATCAGCAACGGGCGCAAGTTCAAACGATCCTGCGAACCGCCAAGATCGACGCCACCACGACCCGGGCTCGCGGGGGCGATGACTTCATCTCCAGCCTGACCGGTCAAGCACGCCCTGCTGCCTTAACCAACCCGGCAGCCGCCACGGCGGGCGGTCAGCCGACGCTCCCATCGGGCTCAACCACCGGCGCCCGCAACTCGTCGCGAGAGGCAAGTGGCGCGGATTCCACGCGGAATCGTCGGCGATCGGGAACCGGCCAATCAGGCGCACAACGCCGTAGTCAAGGTCGCGATCAGCGCGGAAGCGGAGGCCAAGGACGCGGCGGATCCAGCGGCTCTGCGCGAGGTTCGAGCCAACGTGGGCGCTCAACTGCTCACTACTCAACCGGCGCCGGAAGTCGCTAA
- a CDS encoding DEAD/DEAH box helicase, translated as MAKFAELPLPTPLVEALRRQGLTETFPIQAATLPDSLSGRDVLGRGRTGSGKTLAFALPLLTALANSHTPAKPKRPTGLVLAPTRELAEQIAAVLTPLARSL; from the coding sequence ATGGCGAAGTTCGCCGAACTACCCCTGCCCACTCCCCTGGTCGAAGCACTGCGCCGACAGGGCCTTACCGAAACCTTCCCGATTCAAGCCGCCACGCTGCCCGACTCGTTGTCGGGGCGCGACGTGCTCGGCCGCGGCCGTACCGGCTCCGGAAAGACACTCGCATTCGCACTTCCGCTGCTGACTGCACTGGCCAACTCACACACGCCAGCCAAGCCCAAGCGACCAACCGGACTCGTGCTCGCACCAACGCGTGAACTCGCCGAACAGATCGCTGCTGTCCTGACCCCGCTGGCTCGATCACTAG
- a CDS encoding ABC transporter ATP-binding protein — protein MAPILEVTDVTKTYGTGHTAVTAVNHAAFSVEEGQFVSLLGPSGSGKTTLISMVGGLLTPSTGTIRLNDTEVSSLSAKELTTFRAQRVGFVFQSANLVPFLTARENLLYVATLRKPKDSKRSKKRADELLEELGLTDRRGNLPEQLSGGERQRVAIGRAIMNDPDLILVDEPTAALDTSLGRQVVQLLAREVKDRGKTGIMVTHDLRMVEYTDEVFEILDGTLSKPAEPKHHEPSGD, from the coding sequence ATGGCACCAATCCTTGAAGTCACTGACGTGACCAAGACCTACGGCACCGGACATACAGCCGTAACAGCGGTGAACCACGCCGCCTTCAGCGTCGAAGAAGGCCAGTTCGTGTCGCTGCTCGGTCCCAGCGGTTCCGGAAAGACGACTCTCATCTCGATGGTCGGTGGTCTGCTGACTCCGAGCACCGGAACCATCCGCCTCAACGACACCGAAGTCTCCTCCCTGTCCGCCAAGGAACTGACCACGTTCCGGGCGCAGCGCGTCGGATTCGTCTTCCAGTCCGCGAATCTCGTGCCCTTCCTCACCGCCCGAGAGAACCTGCTGTACGTGGCAACCCTGCGCAAGCCGAAGGACTCGAAGAGGTCAAAGAAGCGTGCTGACGAATTGCTCGAGGAGCTTGGCTTGACCGATCGGCGGGGCAACCTGCCCGAGCAGCTCTCCGGCGGTGAACGGCAACGGGTTGCCATCGGTCGGGCAATCATGAACGATCCCGATCTGATCCTGGTGGACGAGCCCACTGCGGCCCTGGACACCTCGCTGGGCCGCCAAGTCGTGCAGCTGCTGGCCCGCGAGGTCAAAGACCGTGGCAAAACCGGAATCATGGTGACCCACGATCTGCGCATGGTCGAGTACACCGACGAGGTGTTCGAGATCCTCGACGGCACCCTCAGCAAGCCAGCCGAGCCCAAGCATCATGAACCGAGTGGTGACTGA